One segment of Pseudomonas sp. FP2196 DNA contains the following:
- a CDS encoding LysR family transcriptional regulator, whose product MKARSDELQIFVCVIECGSISAAAEQVGQTPSAVSRTLSRLEAKLDTTLINRTTRRMDLTEEGKYFFEQAKLILDQMDQLEERLSSRQQTPSGRLRINAASPFMLHAVVPYIDEFRQLYPDIQLELNSNDLIIDLLEQSTDVAIRIGTLADSTLHARSLGCSPLLIVASPAYLKKHGTPQQVADLSEHALLGFTQNEGLNQWPLRYVHGDRWPITPAISASSGETVRHLALEGQGIACLSHFMTIDDIRAGRLKVVLAEFNSGYRQPINAVYYRNSQLALRIQCFLDFIQSKLAAYASADFKG is encoded by the coding sequence GTGAAAGCCAGATCCGATGAGTTGCAGATTTTCGTCTGCGTGATCGAATGCGGTTCGATTTCCGCCGCCGCCGAGCAGGTCGGGCAGACGCCATCGGCGGTCAGTCGCACCCTGTCGCGGCTGGAAGCCAAGCTCGACACCACGCTGATCAACCGCACCACGCGGCGTATGGATCTGACCGAAGAGGGCAAATATTTCTTCGAACAGGCCAAGCTGATTCTCGATCAGATGGATCAACTCGAAGAACGGCTGTCCTCGCGCCAGCAAACCCCGTCCGGACGTCTGCGCATCAACGCTGCCTCGCCGTTCATGCTCCACGCCGTGGTCCCGTACATCGACGAATTCCGTCAGCTCTACCCGGACATCCAGCTCGAACTCAACAGCAACGACCTGATCATTGACCTGCTGGAACAAAGCACCGACGTCGCCATCCGCATCGGCACCCTCGCTGATTCGACTCTGCACGCGCGTTCGCTGGGTTGCAGTCCGCTGCTGATCGTCGCCAGTCCCGCGTATCTGAAAAAACACGGCACACCGCAGCAAGTGGCCGACCTCAGCGAACATGCCTTGCTCGGCTTCACCCAGAACGAAGGCCTCAACCAATGGCCGCTGCGCTATGTGCACGGTGATCGCTGGCCGATCACCCCGGCAATCAGCGCCTCCAGCGGCGAGACCGTGCGGCACCTGGCGCTGGAAGGGCAGGGCATCGCCTGCCTGTCGCATTTCATGACCATCGACGACATTCGCGCCGGGCGTTTGAAGGTCGTGCTGGCTGAGTTCAACAGCGGTTATCGCCAGCCGATCAACGCCGTGTACTACCGCAACTCGCAACTGGCGTTGCGCATTCAGTGCTTCCTCGACTTCATCCAGAGCAAACTCGCGGCCTACGCCAGCGCCGATTTCAAAGGCTGA
- the mmsB gene encoding 3-hydroxyisobutyrate dehydrogenase encodes MKIAFIGLGNMGAPMARNLIKAGHSLNLVDLNKTVLAELEQLGGTIRASAREAAEDAELVITMLPAAVHVRSVWLGEDGVLAGIGKGVPAVDCSTIDPQTARDVAAAAAKQGVAMADAPVSGGTGGATAGTLTFMVGATPELFATLQPVLAQMGRNIVHCGEVGTGQIAKICNNLLLAISMVGVSEAMALGDALGIDTSVLAGIINSSTGRCWSSEMYNPWPGIVETAPASRGYTGGFGAELMLKDLGLATEAARQAHQPVVLGAVAQQLYQAMSQRGDGGKDFSAIINSYRKPAIEGQR; translated from the coding sequence ATGAAAATCGCATTTATCGGTCTGGGCAACATGGGCGCGCCGATGGCACGCAACCTGATCAAGGCCGGCCATTCGCTGAATCTGGTCGACCTGAACAAAACCGTGCTGGCGGAACTGGAGCAACTGGGCGGTACCATCCGCGCTTCGGCCCGCGAGGCTGCCGAGGACGCTGAACTGGTGATCACCATGCTCCCGGCCGCTGTGCATGTGCGCAGCGTCTGGTTAGGTGAGGACGGTGTGCTCGCCGGCATCGGTAAAGGCGTGCCGGCAGTCGATTGCAGCACCATCGATCCGCAGACCGCTCGTGATGTCGCAGCTGCGGCGGCGAAACAAGGCGTGGCCATGGCCGATGCACCGGTCTCCGGCGGCACGGGCGGCGCCACCGCCGGGACGTTGACCTTCATGGTCGGCGCCACCCCGGAACTGTTCGCCACCCTGCAACCGGTGCTGGCGCAGATGGGCCGTAACATCGTGCATTGTGGCGAAGTCGGTACCGGGCAGATTGCCAAGATCTGCAACAACCTGCTGCTGGCGATTTCGATGGTCGGCGTCAGTGAAGCCATGGCGTTGGGCGATGCATTGGGGATCGACACCTCGGTGCTGGCCGGGATCATCAACAGCTCCACCGGCCGCTGCTGGAGTTCGGAAATGTACAACCCATGGCCTGGCATCGTCGAAACTGCGCCGGCCTCGCGCGGGTATACCGGCGGGTTTGGGGCGGAGTTGATGCTCAAGGATCTGGGGTTGGCCACGGAAGCGGCGCGGCAGGCGCACCAACCGGTGGTGCTTGGTGCGGTGGCGCAGCAGTTGTATCAGGCAATGAGCCAGCGCGGGGACGGCGGGAAAGACTTCTCGGCGATCATCAACAGCTATCGCAAGCCTGCAATTGAAGGGCAGCGCTGA
- a CDS encoding LysR substrate-binding domain-containing protein, producing the protein MHFDLTDLRLYLHILDTGNITAGAARSHLSLAAASARIRAMEASLGTDFLERGRRGVTPTPAGKALAQHARILLQQAERMQQDLAEYAQGVKGQVRLLCNTTAITEYLPEVLADFLRDHPNLDIDLQELPSARITHALRQGAADLGIVSDAVDTSDLQTQPFRDDPLVLILPTDHPLSDVAEVIFSDTLHHDFVGLSADSALAIYLEEQALHSGSRLQIRIRADGFDGVIRMVARGAGLAIVPLAAVERAKHQAFTVKPLKETWACRSLLLCARDFAALPGYAKALLPVLVEQRVSEQLDVEHRQLASDRAL; encoded by the coding sequence ATGCACTTCGACCTCACCGACCTGCGCCTCTACCTGCACATCCTCGACACCGGCAACATCACCGCCGGCGCCGCCCGCAGCCATCTGTCCCTCGCCGCCGCCAGCGCACGCATTCGCGCCATGGAAGCCTCATTGGGCACCGATTTCCTGGAGCGTGGCCGCCGCGGAGTCACCCCGACACCGGCCGGCAAAGCCCTTGCACAACACGCACGCATCCTCCTGCAACAGGCCGAACGCATGCAGCAGGATCTGGCCGAATACGCCCAAGGCGTCAAAGGTCAGGTGCGCTTGTTGTGCAACACCACCGCCATCACCGAATACCTGCCGGAAGTGCTCGCGGACTTCTTGCGCGACCATCCCAATCTCGACATCGACCTGCAAGAGCTGCCCAGCGCGCGCATTACTCACGCCTTGCGTCAGGGGGCGGCGGATCTCGGGATTGTTTCCGATGCGGTGGACACCAGCGACTTACAGACCCAGCCATTTCGCGACGATCCACTGGTACTGATTCTGCCCACCGACCACCCATTGTCCGACGTCGCCGAGGTCATTTTCAGCGACACCCTGCACCATGACTTCGTAGGACTGAGCGCCGACAGCGCACTTGCGATCTACCTCGAAGAACAGGCCCTGCACAGCGGCTCACGCCTGCAGATCCGCATCCGCGCCGACGGCTTCGATGGGGTGATACGCATGGTCGCCCGAGGCGCCGGGTTGGCCATCGTGCCGCTGGCAGCGGTCGAGCGCGCGAAGCATCAGGCCTTTACAGTCAAACCGCTTAAGGAGACTTGGGCTTGCCGCAGCCTGTTGCTATGCGCCCGGGATTTCGCAGCATTGCCAGGCTACGCCAAAGCCTTGTTACCTGTGCTCGTCGAGCAGCGCGTTTCTGAGCAGCTTGATGTCGAGCACAGACAACTGGCCAGTGACCGAGCGCTATAG
- a CDS encoding putative quinol monooxygenase — MSERQGFILHAKTRPEKAEAFEALFRAYVEPSRAEPGCIEYHMLRDKEDPTLFIFYEIWESQAHLDVHSTLPHMKQFYEQRMDYLERDFDIRLIDMLSEASANR; from the coding sequence ATGAGTGAACGCCAGGGTTTCATCCTGCACGCCAAGACCCGCCCGGAAAAAGCCGAGGCTTTCGAAGCGCTGTTCCGCGCCTATGTCGAGCCGAGTCGCGCCGAACCCGGCTGCATCGAGTACCACATGCTGCGCGATAAAGAAGATCCGACGCTGTTCATCTTCTACGAGATCTGGGAATCCCAGGCGCATCTCGATGTGCATTCGACGCTGCCGCACATGAAGCAGTTTTACGAGCAGCGCATGGACTATCTGGAGCGCGATTTCGATATTCGCCTGATCGATATGCTCAGCGAAGCATCGGCTAACCGCTGA
- a CDS encoding sulfite exporter TauE/SafE family protein has product MNTLADFYQNLGLALSLLVIMTFVLAGLVKGVIGLGLPTVAMGLLGLAMAPAQAAALLIIPATLTNLWQLAFGGHLKGLVKRLWPMLLMIFLGTGVGTLWIGMAGGHWVGRGLGAALLLYALSGLFLPTLHIKPRHEPWLGPVCGVITGVITSATGVFVIPAVPYMQALNLSRDELVQALGLSFTVSTLALAAGLLWRGALGGGELSASLLAFIPAVLGMLLGQWLRQRISAVLFKRVFFIGLGALGAHLLISG; this is encoded by the coding sequence ATGAACACACTCGCAGATTTCTATCAAAACCTCGGTCTGGCCTTGTCCCTGCTGGTCATCATGACGTTCGTGCTGGCCGGCCTGGTGAAAGGCGTGATCGGCCTCGGCCTGCCCACCGTCGCCATGGGCCTGCTTGGTCTGGCTATGGCGCCGGCACAGGCAGCGGCATTGCTGATCATCCCGGCAACACTGACCAACCTGTGGCAGCTGGCATTCGGCGGTCATTTGAAAGGGCTGGTTAAACGCCTGTGGCCGATGCTGCTGATGATCTTCCTCGGTACCGGCGTCGGCACGTTGTGGATCGGCATGGCGGGTGGGCATTGGGTCGGGCGCGGACTCGGCGCGGCGCTGTTGCTATACGCGTTGAGCGGATTATTCCTGCCAACGCTGCACATCAAGCCGCGTCATGAACCCTGGCTCGGACCGGTCTGCGGTGTCATCACTGGCGTCATCACGTCGGCCACCGGCGTATTTGTCATCCCGGCTGTGCCGTATATGCAGGCGCTCAATTTAAGTCGCGATGAACTGGTGCAAGCGCTCGGTTTGTCGTTCACCGTTTCGACCCTGGCACTGGCCGCCGGACTGCTCTGGCGCGGCGCCCTTGGCGGCGGCGAATTGAGTGCGTCGCTGTTGGCGTTTATCCCGGCGGTGCTTGGTATGTTGCTCGGCCAATGGCTGCGCCAGCGGATCAGCGCCGTGCTGTTCAAACGCGTATTTTTCATCGGACTGGGCGCGCTCGGCGCCCACTTGCTGATCAGCGGTTAG
- a CDS encoding HNH endonuclease signature motif containing protein — MTTASKIKLQGTNVSVCLLPPIDILETRYKLSDDHEGIVARSFKLIPGKTRRGTEEGAPVGTYSNSSLRQQVEVTWMDEDTKHKVRVQKSRIVYRMAHGEFDESLVIDHIDGNPNNNHPSNLRPLSYHENFGNRASALKEKYPKKDPHLPTGVTRDYKFTSGVRYIGKTTIRGITHMNYFENPRAAQHWLAQVKKDNLGDTARRDPQGFIIGAPNRVTIRQ; from the coding sequence ATGACCACTGCATCGAAAATCAAGCTTCAAGGCACCAACGTATCCGTATGCCTATTACCACCTATAGATATCCTTGAGACCCGCTATAAGCTCAGCGACGACCATGAGGGCATCGTGGCGCGATCCTTCAAGCTCATTCCCGGCAAGACTCGCAGGGGAACCGAAGAGGGCGCCCCTGTGGGCACCTATTCCAATAGCTCGCTACGGCAGCAGGTTGAAGTAACTTGGATGGACGAAGACACGAAACACAAAGTCCGCGTTCAGAAATCCCGCATTGTTTATCGAATGGCTCATGGTGAATTTGATGAGTCTTTGGTTATTGACCATATCGACGGTAACCCGAATAACAATCATCCAAGTAATCTCCGACCGCTGAGCTATCACGAAAACTTCGGTAACCGTGCATCTGCTCTTAAAGAAAAGTACCCAAAGAAGGATCCTCATCTTCCTACTGGTGTCACCCGTGATTACAAATTCACCTCAGGCGTTCGGTATATTGGGAAGACAACAATTAGAGGCATCACCCATATGAACTACTTTGAGAATCCCCGTGCTGCCCAGCATTGGCTCGCTCAGGTAAAGAAGGATAATTTGGGTGATACGGCTCGCAGGGATCCTCAAGGGTTCATCATTGGGGCACCTAATCGAGTGACTATCAGACAATAG
- a CDS encoding LysR family transcriptional regulator → MQKNITSLGSLNWDDLKFFLEVARTRKASTAAKRLAVDYTTVSRRISSLEAALGTLLFEKSRTSGFVLTTEGQRLLGYAESIESTLHMACEQVSGSGVALSGHVRMGCTEGFGSFFITPQLSHFVDAYPAISVDILPLPHFISLSKREADIVIALERPEHGPYVCCKLCDYRLQLYATQDYLDKHPPIRRPADLSKHQFISYVDDLAFSSELLYLANVLPGANAHLRSTSVIAQFVAAQQGRSLAILPCFLAAQDPRLLPVLPDEIDITRQFWMYCREDLRKLKRITLLWDYIREVTELNRPLLLGETRDLRFTD, encoded by the coding sequence ATGCAAAAAAACATCACCTCTCTAGGTTCGCTGAACTGGGACGACCTCAAGTTTTTCCTCGAAGTCGCCCGCACCCGCAAGGCCAGCACCGCCGCCAAACGGCTGGCCGTCGACTACACCACGGTGTCGCGGCGGATCAGTTCGCTGGAAGCGGCACTGGGCACATTGCTGTTCGAAAAGTCGCGCACCAGCGGCTTCGTCTTGACCACCGAAGGCCAGCGCTTGCTGGGTTATGCCGAGTCGATCGAAAGCACGCTGCACATGGCCTGCGAGCAGGTGTCAGGCTCCGGCGTGGCGCTGTCCGGACATGTGCGCATGGGCTGCACCGAAGGTTTCGGCAGTTTTTTCATCACCCCGCAGTTAAGCCATTTCGTCGACGCTTACCCGGCGATCTCAGTGGATATCCTGCCGCTGCCGCACTTCATCAGCCTGTCCAAGCGCGAGGCCGATATCGTCATCGCCCTGGAGCGCCCGGAGCACGGGCCATACGTGTGCTGCAAACTCTGCGACTACCGCTTGCAGCTGTACGCAACCCAGGACTACCTCGACAAACACCCACCGATCCGCCGCCCGGCGGATTTAAGCAAGCATCAATTCATCAGTTACGTGGATGACCTGGCGTTCAGCTCGGAGCTGCTGTACTTGGCAAACGTGCTGCCGGGCGCCAATGCGCATTTGCGCAGCACCAGCGTGATCGCGCAATTCGTCGCGGCGCAGCAAGGGCGCTCACTGGCGATTCTGCCGTGCTTCCTCGCCGCCCAGGACCCGCGCCTGCTGCCAGTGCTGCCAGATGAAATCGACATCACCCGGCAGTTCTGGATGTACTGCCGGGAGGATCTGCGCAAGTTGAAGCGGATCACGTTGTTGTGGGATTACATCCGTGAGGTGACCGAGCTAAACCGCCCGTTATTGCTGGGCGAAACGCGAGACCTTCGGTTTACAGACTGA
- a CDS encoding NAD-dependent epimerase/dehydratase family protein, translated as MNVFITGAAGFIGGSIATGLVQAGHNVTGLVRSVEQADELKALGITPVIGTLDDKALLTEQARAADAVINAASSDHRGAVEALLDALRGSNKVFLHTSGSSIVGDASGGKSSDVIYYEDNLPEPTVDKAARVAIDNLILAAAKDGVNSAVICNTLIYGHSLGVNRDSVQLPRLLKQARKSGVVRHVGTGQNIWSNVHIEDVVALYLLALSKNAPGTFYFVESGEASFIDMTTAMAQALNLDPPQDWPLKDAEAEWGYEMANYGLGSNSRVRGKHARELLGWAPKRTSVVEWIRNEMV; from the coding sequence ATGAACGTATTCATCACCGGCGCTGCCGGTTTTATCGGCGGCTCCATCGCTACCGGTCTGGTCCAGGCCGGGCACAACGTCACGGGGCTGGTGCGCAGCGTCGAGCAGGCTGATGAGCTCAAGGCATTGGGCATCACTCCGGTGATCGGCACCCTCGACGACAAAGCCTTGCTGACTGAACAGGCCCGCGCCGCCGACGCCGTCATCAACGCCGCCAGCAGCGACCATCGCGGCGCGGTTGAAGCCTTGCTCGACGCCTTGCGCGGCTCCAACAAAGTATTCCTGCACACCAGCGGTTCGAGCATCGTCGGCGATGCGTCGGGCGGTAAATCCAGCGACGTCATCTACTACGAAGACAACCTGCCAGAGCCGACCGTCGACAAAGCCGCCCGCGTGGCGATCGACAACCTGATCCTTGCTGCGGCAAAGGATGGCGTGAACTCGGCGGTGATCTGCAACACCCTGATCTACGGCCACAGCCTGGGCGTCAACCGCGACAGCGTGCAGTTGCCGCGCCTGCTTAAACAGGCACGCAAAAGCGGCGTGGTGCGCCATGTCGGCACGGGCCAGAACATCTGGTCCAACGTACACATCGAAGATGTTGTTGCGCTGTACCTGCTGGCGCTGAGCAAAAACGCGCCGGGCACGTTCTACTTTGTTGAAAGCGGCGAAGCGTCGTTCATCGACATGACCACCGCCATGGCGCAAGCGCTGAATCTTGACCCGCCACAAGACTGGCCGTTGAAAGACGCCGAAGCCGAGTGGGGCTATGAAATGGCCAACTATGGCCTCGGCTCCAACAGCCGGGTGCGCGGCAAGCACGCACGGGAGCTGCTGGGCTGGGCGCCGAAGCGTACGTCGGTGGTGGAATGGATTCGTAACGAAATGGTGTGA
- a CDS encoding NAD(P)H-dependent oxidoreductase: MKKVLLLNGGKKFAHSDGRYNTTLHEAALSVLDRGGVDVKTTFIDEGYDVAEEVAKFLWADVIIYQMPGWWMGAPWTVKKYLDEVFTEGHGSLYASDGRTRSDASQKYGSGGLIQGKQYMLSLTWNAPQQAFDDPTDFFEAKGVDAVYFPFHKANEFLGMTSLPTFLCVDVMKRPNIENDVARYEQHLTEVFGLKA; the protein is encoded by the coding sequence ATGAAAAAAGTTTTGTTGCTCAATGGCGGTAAAAAATTCGCCCACTCCGACGGTCGCTACAACACCACCCTGCACGAAGCCGCGCTGAGCGTGCTGGATCGCGGTGGTGTCGACGTCAAAACCACTTTCATCGACGAGGGCTACGACGTTGCCGAAGAAGTGGCCAAATTCCTCTGGGCCGACGTGATCATTTATCAGATGCCGGGCTGGTGGATGGGCGCGCCGTGGACGGTGAAAAAGTACCTCGACGAAGTTTTCACCGAAGGCCACGGCAGCCTCTACGCCAGCGATGGCCGCACCCGCTCTGATGCCTCGCAGAAGTACGGCAGCGGCGGCCTGATTCAGGGCAAGCAATACATGCTGTCGCTGACCTGGAACGCGCCGCAGCAAGCCTTCGATGACCCGACCGATTTCTTTGAAGCCAAAGGCGTGGACGCGGTGTACTTTCCGTTTCACAAGGCCAACGAGTTTTTGGGCATGACCAGTCTGCCGACGTTTCTATGCGTTGACGTGATGAAACGCCCGAACATCGAAAACGATGTGGCGCGTTATGAGCAGCATTTGACCGAGGTGTTTGGCCTCAAGGCTTGA
- a CDS encoding STM4504/CBY_0614 family protein gives MAVFDLYSKRQKRLRGEVIDVYVYDTFPAPLRMQLSYMIKDLLGDKTELREFSMPSDAYAQIVKILRKEYGVEKLHYETISGYYDSEFDDLHNFLISEPDVERCLDAVELCYAVGDSLARKQIYLSRRDSNSHVDDCIQELNTRFKEAGRGYELIDGKIIRIDSQLLHSEVVKPAIGFLNAQGFEGARDEFFGAYEHYRHGNHEEALVDALKAFESTMKVILTANGKSYGAGDTASKLILACRDAGLMPAFNESQMSSLVNVLTSGIPTLRNKNGGHGQGEAVRTVEPEIVAYGLHLTASAIVLLAGLESKRR, from the coding sequence ATGGCAGTCTTTGATTTGTACTCAAAACGGCAAAAGCGATTGCGCGGTGAGGTCATCGATGTCTACGTCTACGACACATTCCCAGCTCCTTTGCGAATGCAGTTGTCATACATGATTAAAGACCTTTTAGGTGACAAAACCGAGCTCCGCGAATTTTCTATGCCCAGCGATGCCTATGCACAGATTGTCAAGATTCTGAGGAAAGAGTATGGAGTAGAAAAATTGCACTACGAAACGATAAGCGGCTATTACGACAGCGAATTTGATGATCTCCATAATTTTCTAATCAGTGAGCCAGACGTTGAACGCTGTCTCGACGCTGTCGAGCTTTGCTATGCAGTTGGCGACTCTCTCGCGAGAAAGCAAATTTACCTTAGTCGGCGTGATTCCAATTCTCATGTCGATGATTGCATTCAGGAGCTGAATACTCGATTCAAAGAAGCCGGACGCGGGTACGAGCTAATCGATGGAAAAATTATCCGTATTGATTCGCAGCTTCTTCATTCGGAAGTCGTGAAGCCTGCCATTGGATTCCTCAATGCTCAAGGATTCGAAGGTGCGCGAGATGAGTTTTTCGGGGCATACGAGCACTACCGTCATGGGAATCATGAGGAAGCGTTAGTCGATGCACTTAAGGCTTTTGAAAGCACCATGAAGGTAATCCTTACGGCCAATGGAAAATCTTATGGCGCAGGTGACACCGCTTCTAAATTGATCTTGGCATGCAGGGACGCAGGGCTGATGCCTGCATTCAACGAATCTCAGATGTCATCCTTGGTCAACGTACTCACCAGCGGAATTCCTACGCTCAGGAATAAAAATGGTGGCCATGGGCAAGGGGAGGCAGTTAGGACTGTGGAGCCAGAAATTGTCGCCTATGGGTTGCACCTCACGGCATCCGCAATAGTCCTGCTTGCTGGCTTAGAGTCTAAGCGCAGATAG
- a CDS encoding Fic family protein — translation MINRYDAEGAQSSFQPGSNEQVLSNKLGITDPEDMDDAELVLLEKLYQSVLIEHLPDRPLTVQDLRDWHRHWLGNVYPWAGDVRAVNLGKDGFFFAAAPQIPRLLDGFENDCLAKYTPCKPDLDENLIHAIAVTHVEFILIHPFREGNGRLSRLLADVMAVQAGYVPLDYSRWERNKEAYFSAIHQGLNCNYEPMEYWVRQAMWT, via the coding sequence ATGATTAACCGTTACGACGCAGAAGGAGCACAGAGCAGCTTTCAGCCTGGCTCTAATGAGCAAGTGCTGAGCAATAAACTGGGCATTACCGATCCTGAAGATATGGATGATGCAGAGCTGGTTCTGTTGGAGAAGCTCTACCAATCAGTACTCATAGAGCATTTGCCTGATCGGCCACTCACTGTTCAGGATTTGAGGGATTGGCATCGGCACTGGCTGGGGAATGTCTATCCATGGGCTGGCGATGTCCGCGCGGTCAATTTGGGTAAAGATGGCTTCTTCTTTGCCGCTGCTCCGCAGATTCCTCGGTTGCTTGATGGATTTGAAAACGACTGTCTCGCCAAATACACACCGTGCAAACCCGATCTGGATGAGAACTTGATTCACGCCATCGCTGTAACGCACGTGGAGTTCATCCTGATTCATCCGTTTCGCGAAGGTAACGGGCGCTTGTCGCGACTATTGGCGGATGTCATGGCCGTGCAGGCAGGTTACGTACCGCTGGACTACAGCAGATGGGAACGAAACAAAGAGGCTTACTTTTCTGCAATCCACCAAGGCCTGAACTGCAACTACGAACCTATGGAGTATTGGGTACGCCAAGCAATGTGGACTTGA
- a CDS encoding cupin domain-containing protein yields MTATAPITVLRDTHPLPVLDACKWEKLEGDPHTVNLNAYTSEDGSKIMGTWICTPGKWRVDYVKWEYCHFQEGYCVITPDGMAPIHLRAGDIFVVEPGMKGTWEVVETVRKYFVFA; encoded by the coding sequence ATGACCGCGACCGCCCCTATCACCGTTCTGCGCGACACTCACCCACTGCCAGTCCTCGACGCCTGCAAATGGGAAAAGCTCGAAGGCGACCCGCATACCGTCAACCTCAACGCGTACACCAGCGAAGACGGCAGCAAGATCATGGGCACGTGGATTTGCACCCCGGGCAAGTGGCGCGTGGATTACGTGAAGTGGGAGTACTGCCATTTCCAGGAAGGCTACTGCGTGATCACGCCGGATGGCATGGCACCGATTCATCTGCGTGCCGGCGACATTTTCGTGGTTGAACCGGGGATGAAAGGCACGTGGGAAGTGGTCGAGACCGTGCGTAAATATTTCGTGTTCGCCTGA
- a CDS encoding CoA-acylating methylmalonate-semialdehyde dehydrogenase codes for MNASLTPNETTVQKVKLLINGEWVESQTTEWHDIVNPATQQVLAKVPFATAAEVDAAVSAAQSAFQTWKLTPIGARMRIMLKLQALIREHSKRIAVVLSAEQGKTIADAEGDIFRGLEVVEHACSIGSLQMGEFAENVAGGVDTYTLRQPIGVCAGITPFNFPAMIPLWMFPMAIACGNTFVLKPSEQDPLSTMLLVELAIEAGVPAGVLNVVHGGKDVVDGLCTHKDIKAVSFVGSTAVGTHVYDLAGKHGKRVQSMMGAKNHAVVLPDANREQALNALVGAGFGAAGQRCMATSVVVLVGAAKQWLPDLKALAQKLKVNAGSEPGTDVGPVISKKAKARILDLIESGIKEGAKLELDGREISVPGYEQGNFVGPTLFSGVTTDMQIYTQEIFGPVLVVLEVDTLDQAIALVNANPFGNGTGLFTQSGAAARKFQTEIDVGQVGINIPIPVPVPFFSFTGSRGSKLGDLGPYGKQVVQFYTQTKTVTARWFDDDSVNDGVNTTINLR; via the coding sequence ATGAACGCATCGCTTACGCCCAACGAAACCACGGTCCAGAAGGTCAAGCTGCTGATTAACGGCGAATGGGTCGAGTCGCAGACCACCGAGTGGCACGACATCGTCAACCCGGCGACCCAACAAGTGCTGGCCAAAGTCCCGTTCGCCACTGCCGCTGAAGTCGACGCCGCCGTAAGCGCCGCGCAGAGCGCCTTCCAGACCTGGAAACTGACCCCGATCGGCGCACGCATGCGCATCATGCTCAAGCTGCAAGCGCTGATCCGCGAGCATTCCAAGCGTATCGCCGTGGTGCTGAGCGCCGAGCAGGGCAAAACCATAGCCGACGCCGAGGGCGATATTTTCCGTGGCCTGGAAGTGGTCGAGCACGCTTGCTCCATCGGCAGCCTGCAAATGGGCGAGTTTGCCGAGAACGTCGCGGGCGGCGTTGATACCTACACCCTGCGTCAGCCAATCGGTGTATGCGCCGGCATCACCCCGTTCAACTTCCCGGCGATGATTCCGCTGTGGATGTTCCCGATGGCCATCGCCTGCGGCAACACCTTCGTATTGAAACCTTCCGAACAGGATCCGCTGTCGACCATGCTGCTGGTGGAACTGGCCATCGAGGCTGGCGTTCCGGCTGGTGTGCTCAATGTGGTGCACGGCGGTAAAGATGTGGTTGATGGCCTGTGCACGCACAAGGACATCAAAGCTGTTTCGTTCGTCGGTTCGACCGCTGTCGGCACTCATGTCTACGACCTGGCTGGTAAACACGGCAAACGCGTGCAATCAATGATGGGCGCGAAGAACCACGCCGTGGTGCTGCCGGACGCCAACCGCGAACAAGCACTGAACGCGCTGGTCGGCGCTGGTTTTGGCGCGGCCGGGCAACGTTGCATGGCCACGTCCGTGGTGGTGCTGGTCGGTGCGGCGAAACAATGGCTGCCGGATCTGAAAGCGCTGGCGCAGAAACTCAAGGTCAACGCCGGCAGTGAGCCGGGCACCGACGTAGGCCCGGTGATCTCGAAGAAAGCCAAGGCGCGGATTCTTGATCTGATCGAAAGCGGCATCAAGGAAGGCGCCAAGCTTGAACTGGACGGTCGCGAGATCAGCGTACCGGGTTACGAGCAAGGCAACTTCGTCGGCCCGACCCTGTTCTCCGGGGTGACCACCGACATGCAGATCTACACCCAGGAAATCTTCGGCCCGGTGCTGGTGGTGCTGGAAGTCGACACCCTCGATCAGGCCATCGCCTTGGTTAACGCCAACCCGTTCGGCAACGGCACTGGCCTGTTCACCCAGAGCGGCGCAGCGGCGCGTAAATTCCAGACCGAAATCGACGTCGGTCAGGTCGGCATCAACATCCCGATTCCAGTACCCGTGCCGTTCTTCAGCTTCACCGGTTCCCGTGGTTCGAAACTCGGCGACCTCGGCCCGTACGGCAAGCAAGTGGTGCAGTTCTACACGCAGACCAAAACGGTCACGGCGCGCTGGTTCGATGACGACAGCGTCAACGACGGCGTGAACACCACCATCAACCTGCGCTGA